The following proteins are encoded in a genomic region of Liolophura sinensis isolate JHLJ2023 chromosome 5, CUHK_Ljap_v2, whole genome shotgun sequence:
- the LOC135465974 gene encoding receptor-type guanylate cyclase Gyc76C-like — protein MTDWIYDYAKTLQERTKELNQEKQMTETLLYQMLPKSVANQLRQNKKVPAESFDSVSIFFSDIVGFTTLSAQSTPLQVVELLNRLYSTFDSRIDTYDVYKVETIGDAYMVASGLPIRNGDRHVEELATMALDLLTAVKQVRVPHKPEETLQLRIGMHTGPCVAGVVGLKMPRYCLFGDTVNTASRMESNGLPLRIHISKEMRDRLEHTKKYNITSRGLIEIKGKGLLETFWLEGRDDMGKANDSMVCMFKPRKKKRPTGSGSQSFVSLVSEGEKAEDKKTLSSASGVLREADEGKETVSKNEVDKGEENAEPLPNGAKVDIKIVVEEDGVIVDSSRLSSLGNIAAEAKYDVVEPLTMTATDANADWPKDVVVHNVCDNRSSDQAALGHITAQELAPSEGPSAIAVHDIVDNRSSDQAAFGHITAQKLVPSEGPWAIAVHDIVNNRSSEHAAFGHITAQELVPSEDPSAIAVHDNISLDQAAFGHITAQELAPSEGPSAIAVHDIVNNRSSDQAASV, from the exons ATGACGGATTGGATTTATGATTACGCCAAAACACTACAGGAACGTACCAAGGAACTGAATCAAGAAAAGCAAATGACGGAGACATTACTGTATCAAATGCTTCCAAAATCCGTGGCCAATCAGTTACGCCAGAATAAGAAGGTTCCAGCAGAATCTTTTGACAGTGTCAGTATTTTCTTCTCCGATATTGTTGGCTTCACCACGCTATCCGCTCAGAGCACGCCACTGCAAGTTGTGGAACTGCTCAATCGCCTGTACTCTACGTTTGATTCACGCATAGACACATATGACGTCTATAAGGTAGAAACGATAGGAGACGCTTACATGGTCGCCAGTGGATTACCGATACGTAATGGAGACAGA CATGTGGAAGAACTGGCCACCATGGCGCTAGATTTGCTCACGGCTGTAAAACAGGTGCGCGTTCCTCACAAACCTGAAGAGACCCTCCAACTGCGGATTGGGATGCACACAG GTCCCTGCGTGGCTGGAGTGGTCGGACTGAAGATGCCGAGGTATTGCTTATTTGGCGACACAGTCAACACGGCCTCCAGGATGGAATCAAATGGACTTC cGTTGAGAATTCACATCAGTAAAGAGATGAGAGACCGACTTGAACACACCAAAAAGTACAACATCACATCACGTGGACTGATTGAGATAAAG GGAAAAGGATTACTGGAGACGTTCTGGTTGGAGGGGCGAGACGACATGGGAAAAGCCAACgacagtatggtgtgtatgtttAAACCGCGCAAAAAGAAACGACCCACCGGATCAGGATCACAATCCTTCGTGTCGCTCGTCAGCGAAGGGGAGAAGGCCGAAGACAAAAAGACATTGTCATCTGCATCTGGTGTTCTGCGCGAGGCAGACGAAGGAAAAGAGACCGTTTCAAAAAATGAGGTTGATAAGGGAGAGGAAAATGCAGAACCGTTGCCCAATGGTGCCAAGGTGGACATTAAAATCGTTGTGGAAGAAGACGGTGTGATAGTGGATAGTTCGCGTCTGTCGTCTTTAGGTAACATAGCAGCTGAGGCTAAATATGACGTTGTTGAGCCTTTAACAATGACGGCAACGGACGCCAACGCTGATTGGCCGAAGGATGTTGTTGTTCACAATGTCTGTGATAATAGATCTTCGGATCAAGCCGCACTTGGACATATCACTGCACAGGAATTGGCGCCTTCAGAAGGCCCATCGGCTATTGCTGTTCATGATATCGTTGATAACAGATCGTCCGATCAAGCCGCATTTGGACATATCACTGCACAGAAATTGGTGCCTTCAGAGGGCCCATGGGCTATTGCTGTTCACGATATCGTTAATAACAGATCGTCGGAGCATGCCGCATTTGGACATATCACTGCACAGGAATTGGTGCCTTCGGAAGACCCATCGGCTATTGCTGTTCACGATAACATATCGTTGGATCAAGCCGCATTTGGACATATCACTGCACAGGAATTGGCGCCTTCAGAAGGCCCATCGGCTATTGCTGTTCACGATATTGTTAATAACAGATCGTCGGATCAGGCCGCTTCGGTGTAA